A single region of the Mercenaria mercenaria strain notata chromosome 6, MADL_Memer_1, whole genome shotgun sequence genome encodes:
- the LOC123549172 gene encoding uncharacterized methyltransferase YodH-like encodes MSTYEDYNQKSHLYDTQRYAVGTDVMAAMMQFYCGKKLQDLHILDAGCGTGNYAKALVGMGARQITLLDASSGMLEMVKCKLSDYIARGVVKQVIEAKMPPVPFPDGTFDVVMFNLVLNHLDRGDPAFPNGVNTLKESIRILRPDGLIVVSTILSSTFSSVTWFSQLNMELTNRFNATILPSVEQFEKMFEDAGIKCIQKLNILGSDLYKSYYNLNGSLDESWRKPSAYWSFATTEEVATAVQKVEMLKANGEYEKWVKEHDHTNSSGVLTIFICKRSLANI; translated from the exons ATGAGTACGTATGAAGATTACAACCAAAAATCTCATCTCTATGATACCCAGAGATATGCAGTTGGAACAGACGTTATGGCAGCCATGATGCAATTTTACTGCGGTAAAAAACTGCAG GATTTGCACATATTAGATGCTGGTTGTGGAACTGGGAATTATGCAAAAGCACTCGTTGGAATGGGAGCCCGTCAGATAACGCTTTTGGATGCGTCATCGGGGATGTTAGAAATGGTCAAATGCAAACTTAGTGACTACATAGCAAGAGGAGTAGTTAAACAGGTCATTGAGGCAAAGATGCCTCCAGTTCCGTTTCCAGATGGAACTTTTGATGTTGTTATGTTCAATTTG GTTTTGAACCATCTTGACAGGGGCGATCCTGCTTTTCCGAATGGTGTGAATACACTCAAGGAATCAATTAGAATCCTACGACCAGATGGATTGATCGTTGTATCAACGATTCTTTCATCAACGTTTTCAAGTGTCACGTGGTTCTCGCAGCTGAATATGGAACTAACAAATCGATTCAATGCAACCATTCTGCCGTCTGTTGaacagtttgaaaaaatgtttgaagatgcTGGTATCAAGTGTATTCAGAAACTGAATATTTTGGGTTCAGATCTATACAAAAGCTattacaatttaaatggttctttaGACGAGTCCTGGCGTAAGCCCAGTGCATACTGGTCATTTGCAACAACAGAAGAGGTGGCCACTGCTGTTCAGAAAGTAGAAATGTTAAAGGCAAATGGTGAATATGAGAAATGGGTCAAGGAACATGACCACACTAACAGTTCAGGTGTTCTCACCATATTCATTTGTAAACGTTCGCTGGCAAATATTTGA